Genomic window (Magnolia sinica isolate HGM2019 chromosome 10, MsV1, whole genome shotgun sequence):
ATGTCCACTGCAAAGGATGAAATTGTCCTCATTTTAGAAAGTCTGCagtctaaaaaaggaaaataaaattggCAGGCTGATTGACTATAGTATAAGGGAATAAATACTTTGTCAgagtgatggttgatatgcaggcaaTCACACATTAACACACTAACCTGACTAAATTATGGAACCCACTACCGCTAAGCCAGTCTGGTAATCATACTGGTTGAACAAATCTAACCTCTGATTTGCAAACACTTGTTTGTTTAAACATGGCCagtggatatttttcatttttaaccatccaataaatgcacaccaatctgatagtcaggtGATCCAATAAGCCTAATTTTTCGGTTCATGTTACCTCTAAACTGGGACTAGTAACTTGGCCATTTTAATTTGAATTAGCTATATGCCTCCTATGCAAGTTTAAGTAATTTCtacgtgcctgtgtatcaaccatcacacttggCCAAggcatcaaagtttttctcctaCAATCTAAATGACTAAAGTCCTTGGTATGGGTGCAACACGGGCAGGTTAGGTCAGGCTGAGGATCAACCCAAGCCTGACTctacctcaagaggacccaacctgcaGCACAACCCGACCCGAATTCCACACTGAGGTGCCCAACTCTAACCCAAACCGAATTCATCCAttcttgacccaacccgaataCGTTTGATCATTCCCAACTCGACTGAACCTGACCCAAGCTTGCTCAACACGAAACCAACCCAATTGCAAATCATGTTGGCCTTTTCCAATCCGAACCCAACCTGAGGACAACCAGAACTTGGGCTAGGTTAATTGGGTTCATGTTTACCTGAATTCAAGTTGCAGCCCTAGTCCTTGGGTCCTGCGCTTGTTCCAACTTTGGTGGAATCGATgcttacaagtatcaaaatggaaaagaaagaaaTGCTAGGAGCAATAAACAAACAACCAAACAACGACAACTAACtccaaaaaattatttaaaaaaaaaaaaaaaaaaaaaactcattatgAAGAATCACATACCTCGTATGACATATGATCAATATCCAATCTCATATCTCTATGCTGATCGTGAAAGCTAAGGCCACCCAAGAACAAGTTCGACTCCAGTACCATTAATTGCTGCAGAAAAGAAgcgaataagaaagaaaaaagaaatggaaaaaactTTTTAGCCAATGCACATCAGAGCGAACCAATCAAAGAGAAAGATCAACCACCTCATAGGTTAACTCTTCATCTTGTTCTATCCTCTCTAGTGCCAATAACACCTGCATAATGTCAAAAGTCAGGTTTCACTAAAGGGATCGCCAGCATATTATCAAAATAGTGCAGCACTCAAATCAGACGTGGCTCAAAAGCCCATCATCTGGGACATtcgttgggtgggccccaccatgaatcagCAACCGTTTAGAGCTTGCATGAAATTGGACAACCCCACCCATCCAATTGGTGGACCGATCATCCTGTGTCGAACACTGACATCTACCAATATTCTCTTCTACCACCCATTTGTAAGGTAagatcacaaaatggatggatggtataatCAGTTCTCCTATCATGGTCAATCCATGGCAGGACCCAGCTCACAAAGGATCTGGATGGTGGCCTGCAGTGccatgcccaaaaaaaaaaaaaaaaactacaagcaTGGAGAAATCTAACTATATATAAGCTTTCCAAAGACAATACCTCTGCTATTCCTTCCATGTGAAAACGTCGGAAGCCATCTCGATCAACCGAGAGACTGTGAAATGGGCGTGTGTTGCTATCTTCAGAACGAATGATTGGCCTAACCCGCAATGTCCCACTGCTAGAACTTGGTTGTCCATAAGAGATCTCACAAATAGAGGGAGGTTCTGTCGGGATCGACCGTGATGAACTGCCTGGAGCAGATTCACTGTTTGAAAATTCCGTCTGTGGGAGCAATTGAGGAATCACAATGGGCTCAGGTATTGGTAGACCATTTGCAATGACAGCCTCGGAAAGCCTTGATCTGGTGTCTCCACTAATCGTCCTATGTGTTCTAACTGAGGCAACACTACTACTGCCTGGCGACCAATTTCTAGCCCTTCTCGAAGCAGGTTGGGACACCGAACGGTCAATAAAAGAAATATTTGAGCTGGTGAGACCACTTCTCTGCGAACTCGAACTTCCCCCGGCAGTAGGCCCACTCATGCTCTTTCCTCTAGCTGAAGAACTCTCTCCATCAGGAGGGCATCTCTTTTTTGTAGCATCTGCCCGCCTACCACGTCCAGAATCTGATGAGCAACCTGAAGGAAGAACATCAGATATTGATGCGCAGCCAAGATTTCTGAGACCGTATCTATTCACGTCAGCACCCTGGCTTTCAAGGGTGGATTTTGCAGCCTGTATGGTGTGTCTGGATGAGAAAGAACGACGGACAGAGAGACCCAAAGGAATATCCTGAGTGCCTGATCCTGACCGTTGATAGACCTGCCTCCGAGGCCTTGTATTTGATGATGATACAGTGTAGAGACCCACTTCCTCCGCTGTATTTACAGAAATTCCATGGGGAACTGCATCTTTGGCATCTTCAGGTTCAGGCTGCCCTGTTTGAATTCCAGTAGCTGCGGGAAGCGGAATGGATTCGGAATCTTCTGCCTcactgtctctgctgctgctttCAGCGAGAACCGTTTCTTTGGCTGTTGCGTTTTGTTGCTCCTGATGAGGCTTTCTAAGGTCGCCGCTAACGCCAGCAAATGGTTTGGATGAGCTTCCAATATTGGCCTTGCTGCACGATGAACGAAATGAATGCCTTGAATATCTGGTCCTTTCAGGGTTACCCACTTGAGCACCTTTCATGGAATTTAGTCTGGTGCTGCATCCTATTCGGTTACAGTACTGAACAGTTCTATCCTCGTGGTTTGAATCTCTAAAAGAGAGGGCAGGCCCCCTTCTAGCAACGCTGAGACCACCAGCAGCTCTTTTACCAGTGTATTCATCCATGCGAAAATTGCTATATCAATGAGTAAGATGAAAATGGGAATCTGTCTGACAAAGGCAGCTTCTTTATTTCTGCAACAACAATATGAAAATAGTGATCAGCTATTGAATGCCATTACCCAACTACAATTAAACTATGGTTACAtcagaaggaggaggaggagcattCAAGCTACATTATAAAAAGAAGGTTGGGTGCAAGGCAAGGATCATGGGGTCCAAATCAAGATAGGTGAGGCAAGATCATGGCCACAACCACATCAACATCATCATATCGGTCCTTGAATCGACACCAATGTTTTTTAAAGTGAAAAGTAAGGCAGGAGGCAATCTCAATTTATACAATAACCTGTAacgtggaagaaaaaaaaaaaaaaagagtacacATGCAAAATTAAAGTGGAAAATTCAGCCTCCACTACGgtgaaatttatattgaaaattgctgGATTTGATGTATCAGTAGGAGATTGTGCACGTATCAATGGGAGGGGAGGGAGTCACACACATATGCACGCACTACtctacccatacacacacacgcaaTGCTCCACCTACATACAATCTCCTGCAATATCAAATGGTGGTGAAAACAAAACATGGTTACTCCCCATTCATGTTTTGAATCATAACAGAACCTTAGAAAGTCAAACAAAGAATCCATCTACAAAGTCGAGTTGAGGTAGAAGAACACAACCTCACAACAATCACATAGCCAGTAAATAGGTACACGGATACAACATAAATTACTCATTACTAGTAACATCTTTAGAAAAAGTAAATGCACAAATTACTTGCATAAGAAATAAGATGCATCACATTCTAAATTCCTCTCATTGATATAAATCCAAACAAAGAGAGATGTAGTCCAAAACCCATTGTGAAGGCATATCTAGCTCGTCAAAACAACTTTAGTTGATTCTTATTTGTAGTACATTCCAACTAGATTCCAaccaatgatatatatatatataaaagcaatgCATTAGAGAAACTTTTTTGGGTTTATAGTATCAGAGGGGTTAACACATCTTGTAAAGCATGAAACAGGCCCTCCTTTTCAACTAGTAATCCAGTCAAGCTCATGGTTCGAAATGTAGGATATTGGTTCTTGGATGAGTATCAGAGACAGATCTGCAACAAATATTAGAATGGCAGGTTGGTCTCCTATGTTAAGTTCAAAGAATTACTCAAGCAGGCCACGTGGATTGGCCAGGGTCTTCTTCGGCTAATGAGACCTCGATCCCGAAGCCTTCGGAGTATCTTTTTGATAGGCGCCTCTATCTGTATGGGGAATTCGCTGCTGAAAGCCTAGCGTTTTTCAGCTGTATCCTGTGATCTGAAGTGTGCTGTCAGAAGATAGCACGATACCCTTGCCTGGACTTTTTTTATATACCTAAGAAGCTGTGACATCTGCAGGAACGGTCGGGAAAGAATATAGATAATAAAGAGGCCTTTCATCTTGTTAGAGTTCCCCCCATTGTGATAGTCTGACTACTCCTATTTCAAAGCATTCCTCTTCCTACCTTTGAATAGAGAGAGAATAACCAACTGGAAGTTGTTGATTTGACTGGTAGTGCCTGGTCATGTTCATCACTTATCCCTGTAAGTGAAGTGGAGTGCAAGGCCAGAAATTGGAACACATTGATTCCCTTGTTCCCGTCCTTCGCTTCAAGGTCTGTCCCTCGGTGTGGTCAGTACTCCATAATGTCGGGCAGCGAAGCTTACACTTGTTCACTTATTATGACGGTTCACCAGGGCTGTCGGGACACAacaaataaaaatttttaaaattttattgttGACTGGCGGGCGTACTATCTACGCGCGCAGGCGTACGTGCGTGCGTAAGTCATGAAATCGCAACTATTTTCCTTATGTTTGTTTTGCTCTATCTGGGAGGAATACAATTTGAGGATGTTTTCAAAAGGAACCTGAAACTAGCAGCATGGCAGCCATTGGATCTAAAAGGCTGGTATCAAATATCTTATATTGCAATTTAACTTGAAGTCATATAGGGTACATATCCCAATGCAGGTGGATCTGACATTTCTAATTGTCAATGTGGTTTGAAAGAAGGCAGCAACTCCCTGATCATTGCACACCAacctaagaagaaaaataattgAACTGTTCAACCACAAATGCATttccaaaaagtttcaaaagagaAACTAAGTTGCAATCGTCATTTCATTAGCACAGCCAACTATCAGAGCTCTCAAAATCCAATTCCTTAATCCTTCTTCATCAAGCTACACCAAATGGCAAATGGGCATTGTTGTAACTCATGGGAAGGTGCTTCTCTTACTTCGATTACCTTCAAAGTCCCCAAATTACCTCTCTATCACCTTCTTTCAAGTTTCCAACTCGTTCACCGTGCTAAGCCGAATAAGAATTAAATAATGAGCCATTTCTCACGATGAAAGAGTTGACCTGCCATCGTGTTCTTCAAACAACAGTGCACATTCTATCAAAGATATTCTCAGTGATTAACTTGGTTTGTGATAAAAAAAAGATGAGAGATCCACAAAGTATTCTATCTATCCACTCCAAAAATACAACAATTTGTACCAAAATCATTGTGTTGCCATTTTTCCAGCTTTGGATCGACTGATATGCATCCAGATGTACTCTGTCATCCTTAAAACCCCACATGTTTCTATAGAATGAATTGAAGAAAATCCAAGCAACTAAACAATGCTATACATTTCAGTATGTGATGAATTAAACGACAATGTTATCCTCCCTACAACAATACAAGATACCCAACTGCCCTCGACAAGAAAGCATCTGCAATTTTCCAACCAATGGGGTCATGATAAGATGGAAAACTCAAGGAGGCCACAACCCAGACTCGAAATATCTCACGTAACATCAACACCTAACATATGACACCCTGATACTTCCATTAGCCAACATAGCACTTAGAATATGATTAGTTAATAGAAAACCAAGAGAGCAGTATGTTTATACAGTTGGATTGCTACATCTAACTACATATCATCATGATCCAACAATAATAACCTATTCGTAGCTATTTGGGTCACCTTTACAAATCTTGTGTTGCcaattatattttgaaacaaaaactCTCCTGATTGGTTGGCAAAAGTTCCATCGCCAGGCCGTCCACCTGACATCAATCCTTCTCCTTTACCTGGGCCTAAGGCCTGCTGGCGCATCTATTCAGATGTGCCAGATATGGGTTTACATTTTACTATAACAGTCAGTAAAAATGTTACAAGATGTTTACATACCTAATCTCCATATACGTATACGAGCATCATACTAACTACAACAGAAATTCAATCATACTGAGGCACTCGGATACACAAAGAAACGTGAAACACATCTCGGAAACAATCATTTGATTGAGGGGAGAAAACAAAAGTGAAATTGTTATCACCATCAATCCATATTTGTGGATTACTGCAACTATACAGAATAGGAGTTCCAATCATAAACAGATACAAGGACTGAAAATGCAAAGAACGGGTGATGCATATCATGCAAACAATCATTTCAGATCCTATCAATTCAAAAGGAAAAGCGGCAATTTCTTATCGCCCTGAACCCAATGGAGTACATGAGCAAGGGGGGctaaattattattattcttttttaaatGTCAAACTCTTCCATCATGACCATCTGaataccgaaaaaaaaaaaacaaaaaacaaaaaacaaaacaaaacaaaatcagATGAACTAGAAAAACTCTCACAACAACTGGTTATAGACGATTTTCATTTGTCTGATCCAAAAACAAAGACACCCATATTGGTCAAACAAGAAAAACCGCTTTTTCGATCAATCCCGTtgaattgaaaaaagaaaaagaaaaacgaatATCCAATACCTTTCTGATAAAAAAGGAAGACATCTATATTGCTAAAACAAGCTTTTTCCATCGATTCCGTTATCagatagaaaagaagaagaagaagaagaagaggaaatctAATACCTTCTCATTCAAACTCTAGTACTTAGGATATCAAACCCACACCGAAACAAATGAAAATCATAGACAAAAGAATCCCAATCAAAGAAGCATTAAAATCTAACATCTTTCATCAGTACCACTGATTGCATACACATCTCTCCCACAATCAACAACCACAAAACCGAAAGGAAAAAAACCAAATTCCTCTATCAACGATCAAAACAACCCAAAAAGAACAAGACCCACTTCCTCTTTTCATCCAAAAAACCCGTCTTTCCCTATTTATAGAAAACTTTGAGCTATTCTCACTACTCCCACAATATTCTCTCCTTGATTTCAGCAGATACAAACGCTCAAACCCAcccaagagagaaaaaaaaaaaaaaaaaggctaaattTTTTTTACCGTCGTTGCATCTTCTCACCAAACCAAAACCAAcatttacaaaaattaaaaaaacccaaATAATCTAATAGcagaaatttcaattttcaaaccaaacaaacaaatataaaataaaacccaaataatcaaataacagaaattccaaatcaaataaaaaaaaattcataaaaaccCAAGTCTTTAGAAAGCTAAAATTCTcaaaaacaaagagaaagaaaaacccaaatcatcaaaaaaaaaaaaaaaaaccaaagaagaagaaatttcagACACATCACATGAAAGAAACCGAAAACCTCAAAAGAGAAAATTCAAAAGACAGCTGAATCTCGAAATAGGGaaaacaccattttttttttctttttttgttgtaTACCTGAGGCGAGAAAAACAGCAATCTTGGGAGCAGCCAAACGTGTCTCTGTTTCAAGATCCCAGATTTCTAATATACGGCAGATATCCAAAGGGAATTTGAAGGAAAACATCTGCCGGACTCCCACTACTGATTCTGAACCGTTGGATCGATGGAAGATGAAGGAATGATGTGGTTCTTACGTCATCTGCGTGACCACGCTTTCGTGGAGTAGCGCACCCAGACACGCACAATAGCACAGACAAAGCCCGCCTACGGAGTCTGACTTTCAACATTTAGAAAGGTTCATATACAACGGTGTATGGAAACTTTAACATAAAACGAGTTTTGTTTTCCGACACTTTATCAAATCTATGTAAAATCCGATCCGTTAAAGTTGTGGGTCATATAGCGAATATCGTATTGGAAGAAAATTGCATCAATCCGTTCACTAGATAGGTCATATtcatacattaagttggactaTCTCCTGTCCATTGATTTTAAAAGATGTagaccacttgatgaatggacgaTCCTGGATTTCAAATACAGTGATTTTATGATCTATGCATTAgttgatggcttggatgttataaaaaaaaaaaaagtggcacgTTGGCAGGAAAGAAATCGTTGGGATTGGGTGCTGCCCCACCTATCCTAGCTGGGCACAGGCCGTGGCTCtgagtggcccaccgtgatgtacgggtttatccacaccgttcatccgttttttcgtatcattttaaggtaaaagcccaaaataggcagatctaaggcttgagtggaccatacagtggggattgaacgcctgtcaTTAAAAAACTGTCaaatataatatttgtgttttggctttgTACAGGTTTATGTGAtattatgaagaggttggatggcaggtaaacatcacggtgggccacgtaGAGGTTTCAACTCTTATTGtgctttggtccacttgagcgtggAATCTTCCTTAATTTtgggtttataccctaaaatgacattagataatggatggaaggtgtagatTAACCCATGCACCACGGTAGGCTCATCAGAGACCCAGCCCATGCTGAGTTtgcgtggattgcgtcctacccgagCCAAAGTCCATGAAGGGGTCATTcgagcctaccgtgatgtatgtgttttatcggaacggattattttaaggcatgagcagaAAAAGGAGGTAGACCATAGGAGACAGGGGAAccctcaccgttgaaaacttcttgcatgccacagaagttttggatcaagcttaaatttgtgttttatcttcatccagttctacgtgatctcatgaatagattggatggtaaataaatatcacagtgggccttagatggtttcaacggtggcattattatcatcactgcttcccgtggtgtggcccacttgagccttgaatctgcctTCCTTTTTTTAAACATGTCTTAAAATGTTATTTTAAgatggatggaccgcgtggataaaatgcatacattatggtgggcccagtgGATAAATGCCGTCTTGGCCGTCCGTggcggggtagtacccaatccgcgtccgaaagAAGGCACTGTAATTCCCGTTCAATGCGTGATAaagcacggaaacggattggcaaaCGCCCCCGCCACctgcccggtggctgatggtaggtgctctgggggcccaccatgttgtatatgtttcatcgattccgttcatacatttttacttatcattttaggacttagatACCAAaatttagagggatataaatctaagtggaccacaccacaggaaaacaatagtgattggatatccaccattaaaatcatcctcaggcccactgtactgtttatttgacatctaatctgttgattaggtcatacagacccagatgaagggaaaaagcaaatatcgcttgatacaaaacttttatatccCTATAAGGTTTCATTCAAcgatgtttcctataatgtggtacgtttgagattggtatatatctATTTTTTTGTCCCatacaataaaataatttataaaaatacatggattgcatggatgaaacacatgcattgttATGAGTTGCATGGAACACCGACCTCAGCCATTTGCTGGAGGCAGGGGAGTAGATATCCGTTTCCATAAAATACACGCAACATAGTGGTGTGGTGGACTACACAGAGCTGCAGAAAGGACGCCGTCCTAGGACGGCGTGTCCTGGGATAGTTGACCgtaggacccactttgatacATGTGCCTtagatctacgccgtccatccattttcagaaatcATTTTCGAGTATTATtctaaaaaagaagcagatccaaatctcagatgaaccctaatacaaaaaacagtggtaatcaatcatttaaaacttctcgtgggtcataaaagttttggataagttgataTCCGTGTgatctcttaatccaggtctttgtgaccttatcaacaccttggatggcaaataaacattccggtagcCCCCactaagcttttaatggtgggaactaAATAACTACTCTttagtccacctaaaatttggatctgttttatttttgtaatcatttagtaaatgagctttcaaaatagatggacggtgtggataagtcaagtacatcacaGTAGACCCAAAGACCCAGGTGGATCCGGGATCCATCCaaccacggaaacggattggatactcccctgccaccagcatggtggctgatggtcggtgctatgcaGGCCCACTAGGAAttgtgtcttttatccatgctgttaatccatttttacagatcattttagggctagaaaTCAAAAACGAGATAGATATAcaattaaggtggaccacaccacatgaaaacaatagtgattggatatccaccattaaaatcctactaaggcccgctgtactgtttatttgacatccaatctgttgattaggtcatacagacctagatgaaggtaaaaaaacaaagatcagcttgatccaaaacttttatgtccctcaaaaagtttttaatggtcgatgttcaataacactgtttcctgtaatgtggtccacttgggattggaatatacctcattttctggatcatatcatatatggacggaatggatgaaacacataaatcatggtggggcccacagagcactaaccaccagccatggcaagggagtagccgatccgtttcccaaACCACGCCCGTCCTAACTAGGACAAAATCCTCGTCCGTGCCGAGCTCGCTGCGGGCGTAGTACCCATTCCCGTACATCGCATGTGGACGGCGTACCATTATATCAAGAACAACGAAAACAAGCTCTCGACGTaccaaccttgattggaaaatcgACACCGTTCATTTAGAAGTCCCCATCGTAGATGATCTACTTGAAAAAGTCTGCCGATGATTGGAGATCTTACCATCCTTTTGATGTGACTCAGAAACAACGGTCCTTGAAAGCAGTTTCCAACTCGCCTTCGCATGAAAGGTTAGTATGGTCAGAAAAATTCAATTGAGACATGGGTTTCACCGACTGCCTTGTGTTgggggcccacgtgatgaatggtCCAAAGATTGCACCTTTGCCGGTACAATCAATTTGGACTGGTCTGTCCATTTTTCTTGTCGTTGAATGTATGGTTAGCCGCGTGTGAGATGAGAATCACGGGACGGCAGTGGGTTGAACagtaatggatggtccagataaaTAATCAAACCTT
Coding sequences:
- the LOC131217207 gene encoding uncharacterized protein LOC131217207; translated protein: MDEYTGKRAAGGLSVARRGPALSFRDSNHEDRTVQYCNRIGCSTRLNSMKGAQVGNPERTRYSRHSFRSSCSKANIGSSSKPFAGVSGDLRKPHQEQQNATAKETVLAESSSRDSEAEDSESIPLPAATGIQTGQPEPEDAKDAVPHGISVNTAEEVGLYTVSSSNTRPRRQVYQRSGSGTQDIPLGLSVRRSFSSRHTIQAAKSTLESQGADVNRYGLRNLGCASISDVLPSGCSSDSGRGRRADATKKRCPPDGESSSARGKSMSGPTAGGSSSSQRSGLTSSNISFIDRSVSQPASRRARNWSPGSSSVASVRTHRTISGDTRSRLSEAVIANGLPIPEPIVIPQLLPQTEFSNSESAPGSSSRSIPTEPPSICEISYGQPSSSSGTLRVRPIIRSEDSNTRPFHSLSVDRDGFRRFHMEGIAEVLLALERIEQDEELTYEQLMVLESNLFLGGLSFHDQHRDMRLDIDHMSYEELLALEEKMGTVSTALTEEALSSCLKRSCYVPPAPTLSGIVGHGNDDIKCSICQEEYVAEDEVGKLGCEHGYHMVCIHQWLRQKNWCPICKAPASPPS